The Opitutaceae bacterium genome window below encodes:
- the hemN gene encoding oxygen-independent coproporphyrinogen III oxidase translates to MPASAAPSSTEIDLQLIQKYSVPGPRYTSYPPATKFTTDWKSLDLEGAVKADNAAKGPLSLYFHLPFCETLCWFCGCNTIITRQRGAADTYVDDLAREMRITTARIDKSRPVSQIHFGGGTPTFLPPDTLRRLGSLIHSHFNLSPDCEFSVEVDPRRLAREHVEALQSIGTNRASLGVQDINPEVQVAVHRIQPHQMNIDAIGWLREHGFTSINLDLIYGLPLQTPESFSETIDSIIELLPDRLSLFSYAHVPWMKPAQKIFDDRKQLPNAEAKWAMFSTAHRKLISAGYVDIGLDHFARPDDTLAISLRNGTLQRNFQGYSTQAGTSLYGFGISAISSTEETYRQNHKTLSGWRAALDRDELPVERGMRLTKDDRQRRIVIMRIMCDRRIDYVALSRLLGQDFQSLFAPELAKLEDLQRDGLLRRHAAGFDVTPRGVPLLRVIAMRFDATLTPSARQHANTI, encoded by the coding sequence ATGCCTGCGTCCGCCGCACCATCCTCAACGGAAATCGATCTCCAGCTGATCCAGAAATACTCGGTGCCGGGCCCGCGCTACACCTCCTATCCCCCGGCCACCAAGTTCACGACCGACTGGAAATCCCTTGATCTCGAGGGAGCCGTAAAGGCAGACAACGCCGCAAAGGGTCCACTGTCCCTCTACTTTCACCTGCCGTTCTGCGAAACCCTCTGCTGGTTCTGCGGCTGCAACACCATCATCACACGCCAGCGCGGTGCGGCCGACACCTATGTCGACGACCTCGCCCGTGAAATGCGGATCACCACCGCGCGCATCGACAAGAGCCGGCCCGTCTCCCAGATCCATTTCGGCGGTGGAACGCCAACCTTCCTGCCACCCGACACACTGCGCCGGCTGGGCAGCCTGATTCATTCGCACTTCAATCTGTCACCGGACTGCGAATTCAGCGTCGAGGTCGATCCCCGCCGGCTGGCGCGCGAACATGTCGAAGCCCTTCAGTCGATCGGCACCAATCGCGCATCACTCGGTGTTCAGGACATCAATCCGGAGGTGCAGGTGGCGGTGCATCGCATCCAGCCGCATCAGATGAACATCGATGCGATCGGCTGGTTGCGGGAGCACGGATTCACCTCGATCAATCTCGACCTGATCTACGGCCTGCCGCTGCAGACTCCCGAATCGTTCTCCGAAACCATCGACAGCATCATCGAACTGCTCCCCGACCGCCTTTCGCTCTTCAGCTACGCGCATGTGCCGTGGATGAAGCCTGCGCAAAAAATCTTCGATGACAGAAAGCAGTTGCCCAATGCAGAGGCAAAATGGGCCATGTTTTCGACGGCGCACCGGAAACTCATCTCGGCCGGATACGTCGACATCGGCCTCGACCATTTCGCGCGGCCGGACGACACGCTGGCGATCTCGCTCCGCAACGGAACGCTTCAGCGAAACTTTCAGGGCTACAGCACACAGGCGGGAACCTCCCTCTACGGATTCGGGATCTCAGCCATCTCCTCGACCGAGGAGACCTACCGGCAGAACCACAAGACGCTCTCCGGCTGGCGCGCCGCGCTCGACCGCGATGAACTGCCCGTCGAACGCGGGATGCGGCTGACGAAGGACGACCGCCAGCGGCGTATCGTGATCATGAGGATCATGTGTGACCGTCGCATCGACTACGTCGCGCTCTCGCGTTTGCTCGGCCAGGATTTCCAATCCCTGTTTGCACCCGAACTTGCCAAGCTTGAGGACCTCCAGCGGGACGGCCTGCTGCGCAGGCATGCAGCCGGATTCGACGTGACGCCCCGCGGTGTGCCGCTCCTGCGCGTGATCGCCATGCGCTTCGACGCCACGCTCACACCCTCCGCCCGCCAGCACGCCAACACCATTTGA
- a CDS encoding DUF4440 domain-containing protein, translated as MPDFDAALNAHFKAIADRDLAAFKSHLTTGDTLYTIVQNGHVFKTPAETIAIHTEWFKDAGWTWKATVEHKVVGTDMAMALVRYTYKPGKDAADFETWLVYVFQLQDGAWRIIHDQNTALDYHAFARAAGLET; from the coding sequence ATGCCCGATTTTGACGCCGCGCTCAACGCGCACTTCAAGGCCATCGCCGATCGCGACCTCGCTGCGTTCAAGTCGCACCTCACCACCGGCGACACCCTCTACACGATCGTGCAGAACGGCCATGTCTTCAAGACCCCCGCCGAAACCATCGCGATTCACACCGAGTGGTTCAAGGATGCCGGATGGACCTGGAAGGCGACCGTGGAGCACAAGGTCGTCGGCACGGACATGGCCATGGCGCTCGTGCGCTATACCTACAAGCCGGGAAAAGACGCCGCCGACTTTGAAACCTGGCTCGTCTACGTCTTCCAATTGCAGGACGGCGCTTGGCGCATCATCCACGACCAGAACACCGCCCTCGACTACCACGCCTTCGCCCGCGCCGCAGGCCTCGAGACCTGA
- a CDS encoding XRE family transcriptional regulator — translation MNKTKQSKIRSATEILDAEIPPSPEMEPYREQVRVDNDVAQKIYDLRKKAGLTQKQLAERIGTQQSVISDLEAADYHGHSLAMLNRIAEAVNKRVEIRFLPAKRNIRVSRFRTHPILTDSAGDADSSR, via the coding sequence ATGAACAAGACCAAGCAGTCAAAAATTCGCAGCGCCACAGAGATCTTGGACGCCGAAATTCCACCGAGCCCCGAAATGGAGCCCTATCGGGAGCAGGTCCGCGTCGACAATGATGTAGCCCAGAAAATTTACGACCTCCGCAAGAAGGCCGGGCTAACTCAAAAGCAACTCGCTGAGCGCATCGGAACCCAGCAGTCCGTCATCTCCGACTTGGAAGCTGCCGACTACCACGGGCACTCCCTGGCGATGCTTAACCGCATTGCTGAGGCCGTGAACAAGCGCGTCGAAATTCGATTTCTGCCCGCCAAACGAAATATCCGAGTATCCCGCTTCAGGACACATCCGATACTGACGGACTCAGCAGGGGATGCTGATTCCTCCCGCTGA
- a CDS encoding type II toxin-antitoxin system RelE/ParE family toxin, with translation MPKTRVILYQEKKNDVPVLDWLRELAKSNAKAHVKGRDVIRLLEDCGHELRRPHADLLRDGIYELRFKLGHVNYRILHFFHGGMAAVLSSGFTKEAEVPVVEIERAIERKKKFLANPEAHTYLGTES, from the coding sequence ATGCCCAAGACCCGAGTAATTTTGTATCAGGAGAAGAAGAACGATGTCCCCGTCTTGGACTGGCTACGTGAACTAGCCAAATCCAACGCAAAGGCACACGTGAAAGGACGCGATGTCATCAGGCTCCTCGAAGATTGCGGCCACGAACTGCGGAGACCCCATGCCGACTTGCTTCGCGATGGCATCTACGAACTCCGGTTCAAACTCGGTCACGTGAACTACCGGATTCTCCACTTCTTTCACGGTGGGATGGCCGCTGTCCTCTCCTCCGGTTTCACCAAAGAGGCTGAGGTGCCTGTGGTCGAAATTGAACGAGCGATTGAAAGGAAGAAGAAGTTTTTGGCGAACCCCGAGGCACACACTTACCTCGGCACAGAAAGTTAG
- a CDS encoding nucleotidyltransferase domain-containing protein, whose product MNHAAFSRKGGRARSLAKTIANRAKAKAYWQAVRSGKVSRPRRLRVPPDPEAIARVLSDYCRKNGITRLEVFGSAARGDAKRGSDVDLIATFDTNPGLRFFTMEDEMAAILGAPVHLLTRESVEAMSNPYRRTSILTDAREIFRA is encoded by the coding sequence ATGAACCATGCGGCTTTCAGTCGTAAAGGGGGACGGGCTCGATCGCTCGCCAAGACCATCGCGAACCGGGCGAAGGCAAAGGCTTATTGGCAAGCCGTGCGTAGCGGAAAGGTTTCGAGGCCTCGCCGATTGCGAGTTCCTCCAGATCCAGAGGCGATCGCTCGGGTCCTGTCTGACTACTGCCGGAAAAACGGCATCACCCGGCTGGAAGTTTTTGGTTCGGCGGCTCGAGGCGACGCGAAACGAGGCAGCGACGTCGATCTGATCGCGACATTCGACACGAACCCAGGCCTGCGATTTTTCACGATGGAGGACGAAATGGCCGCAATCCTTGGCGCGCCGGTGCACCTGCTGACACGGGAGTCGGTCGAAGCGATGTCCAATCCCTATCGGCGGACATCCATACTTACGGATGCCCGGGAGATATTCCGTGCCTAG
- a CDS encoding DUF86 domain-containing protein — protein sequence MPRTSPKTSDAHLHDMLEAARLIHAYTAGVLFEDFWHNSEKRDAVALRISLLGESAHRIDKTTEAALPGIPFRSIRGMRNRIAHDYGAVDFKIVWEVTQTEIKPLIAALEAYFKNRPPPEPPRRNHRTIRPARDTRSRNSIRYPSGS from the coding sequence GTGCCTAGGACGTCACCCAAGACTTCTGACGCCCACCTGCATGACATGCTTGAGGCGGCGCGCCTGATTCATGCCTACACAGCCGGTGTCTTGTTTGAGGATTTCTGGCACAACAGCGAAAAGCGGGATGCCGTTGCGCTCCGCATCTCTCTCCTCGGCGAGTCAGCCCACAGGATCGACAAGACGACGGAAGCCGCACTGCCCGGCATCCCTTTCAGGAGCATTCGCGGCATGCGCAATCGCATTGCCCACGACTACGGTGCCGTGGACTTCAAGATTGTCTGGGAGGTCACGCAGACGGAGATCAAGCCGCTGATTGCAGCGTTGGAAGCCTACTTCAAGAACAGACCCCCTCCCGAACCCCCGCGCAGAAATCACCGGACGATCCGACCCGCGCGCGACACAAGGTCCAGGAATTCCATCCGATATCCCTCGGGATCCTGA
- a CDS encoding von Willebrand factor type A domain-containing protein, whose amino-acid sequence MNEPKELISSDDPRLTAYALGELEGAELAVVEKAVRADPALQAVVAEIQAMGGELTQALADEDFSAAPQFSSVGMVSDDGGQDDGAKGPRRGKLLSFPALYYVFATAAAAGFAVMVAMHPPGDSRFRQKPAPMTVLYAPPERNVDAAAEAQSKDESVAAEVGAGLRFAEMPQRLVMPEAAKRVALPSVRIQAGTAADLAMKPRSFATEGGFASVSSRPLSTIPARVDTGSYADVRRIVDGGSLPPPSAVRIEEFLNYFPYAYPPPPKVGSTKDAPPFAASLEVASAPWAPEHRLVRVALKGREVSARERGAASLVFLIDVSGSMNAPGKLPLVKETLRRLLERLRDDDRIAIVTYAGESGLVLPATPAARRGEILAAIDKLEPAGSAQSATDIRLAYELARANQAGPGLTRVVLCTDGDFEFGATVGVELIRLVEENAREGVFFTALGFGMGGYRDGTLERLADKGRGTFGYVESPREIARHAVDPVCDALVTIARDVRIRVEFNPAQVAQYRLIGYEGSAAGHRAFESDAPATSEIGAGYSLTALYEVIPPGAASAGDVPTPTLRYFKPVERIQNPATQGEMLTVSVKYADPQAGGAGRTLDFHLMDDGRTFEQASPDFQFAAAVASFGMILKDSDFRGGATFTSVDEWARRGAAQDPEGYRMEFLDLVSRAGRIVR is encoded by the coding sequence ATGAATGAGCCCAAAGAGTTGATCTCGTCCGACGATCCCCGGCTGACGGCCTACGCGCTCGGCGAATTGGAGGGTGCGGAGCTGGCGGTCGTGGAGAAGGCCGTGCGCGCGGATCCCGCCCTGCAGGCCGTGGTGGCTGAGATTCAGGCCATGGGTGGCGAACTGACGCAGGCGCTGGCCGACGAGGATTTTTCTGCCGCGCCGCAGTTTTCGAGTGTGGGGATGGTTTCGGATGATGGGGGACAGGACGATGGGGCAAAGGGCCCTCGACGTGGAAAACTCCTGAGCTTTCCCGCTCTCTATTACGTTTTTGCCACGGCTGCCGCCGCAGGATTCGCGGTCATGGTGGCCATGCATCCGCCCGGCGATTCGCGATTCCGTCAGAAGCCGGCGCCGATGACGGTCTTGTATGCTCCGCCGGAAAGGAACGTCGATGCAGCTGCGGAAGCCCAGTCGAAGGACGAGTCTGTGGCAGCGGAAGTTGGAGCCGGCCTGCGATTTGCCGAAATGCCGCAGCGTCTGGTCATGCCGGAAGCGGCAAAGCGGGTGGCGCTGCCTTCGGTGAGGATTCAGGCCGGCACCGCGGCCGATCTCGCGATGAAGCCCCGTTCATTTGCGACCGAAGGTGGTTTTGCATCAGTGAGCAGCCGGCCGTTGTCAACGATTCCAGCCAGGGTCGACACCGGGAGCTATGCCGATGTCCGCCGCATCGTTGACGGTGGGAGCCTGCCGCCGCCCAGTGCCGTGCGCATCGAGGAGTTTCTCAATTACTTCCCGTACGCCTACCCACCACCGCCAAAGGTCGGATCGACAAAGGATGCGCCCCCTTTTGCCGCAAGTCTTGAGGTGGCCTCGGCTCCCTGGGCGCCGGAGCACCGTCTCGTGCGCGTGGCCTTGAAAGGCCGCGAGGTGAGTGCGCGGGAACGCGGGGCTGCGAGCCTTGTTTTTCTCATCGATGTGTCCGGGTCGATGAATGCCCCCGGCAAACTTCCGCTCGTGAAGGAAACGCTGCGCCGGCTGCTGGAGCGTCTGCGTGACGACGACCGCATCGCGATCGTGACTTACGCCGGTGAGTCGGGACTCGTGCTGCCCGCTACGCCCGCAGCGCGCCGCGGGGAGATCCTCGCTGCGATTGATAAGCTCGAGCCGGCCGGCTCCGCCCAGAGTGCGACGGACATCCGTCTCGCCTATGAGCTTGCGAGGGCGAATCAGGCGGGGCCGGGTCTGACGCGGGTGGTGCTGTGCACGGACGGCGACTTTGAATTTGGCGCAACGGTCGGGGTGGAACTGATTCGCCTCGTCGAGGAAAATGCTCGCGAGGGCGTGTTTTTCACCGCGCTGGGATTTGGCATGGGCGGGTACAGGGATGGCACGCTTGAGCGTCTTGCGGACAAGGGACGGGGGACCTTCGGCTATGTGGAATCGCCTCGCGAGATCGCGCGGCATGCCGTCGACCCGGTTTGCGATGCATTGGTGACAATCGCGCGGGATGTGAGAATCCGGGTGGAGTTCAATCCGGCCCAGGTGGCACAATATCGGCTGATCGGCTATGAGGGGAGTGCGGCCGGGCATCGGGCATTCGAGAGTGACGCGCCCGCAACCAGTGAGATCGGCGCCGGGTACAGTCTGACCGCGCTTTACGAGGTCATTCCCCCGGGAGCGGCATCGGCGGGAGACGTCCCGACGCCGACATTGAGGTACTTCAAGCCTGTTGAGCGTATCCAGAATCCAGCTACACAAGGGGAAATGCTGACCGTGAGCGTGAAGTATGCGGATCCCCAGGCTGGTGGGGCTGGCCGGACGCTGGACTTTCATTTGATGGATGACGGGAGAACGTTTGAGCAGGCGTCGCCCGATTTTCAGTTTGCTGCGGCGGTTGCCTCCTTTGGCATGATTTTGAAGGACTCCGACTTTCGGGGCGGCGCAACATTCACAAGCGTGGACGAATGGGCCCGGCGAGGGGCGGCTCAGGATCCCGAGGGATATCGGATGGAATTCCTGGACCTTGTGTCGCGCGCGGGTCGGATCGTCCGGTGA
- a CDS encoding sigma-70 family RNA polymerase sigma factor, whose amino-acid sequence MKVSMTSLRPDEHPGTFVEIAVARHQASLLRYATRLLGDADRARDVVQDTFVKLMGQDPAAVADHEAEWLFTVCRHRALDILRKEGRMKHFEAGETEQLRAPDPRPGEVMEKEETRMMLLKLLDRLPARQQELLRLRFQNGFSYKQISRITALSMGNVGFLIHTAVTRLRREFAAAPR is encoded by the coding sequence CTGAAGGTCAGCATGACTTCGCTTCGTCCCGATGAACACCCAGGAACTTTCGTTGAGATCGCGGTGGCGCGTCATCAGGCGTCGCTGCTTCGTTATGCAACGCGTCTGCTGGGTGATGCCGACCGGGCGCGCGATGTCGTGCAGGACACTTTCGTCAAGCTCATGGGGCAGGATCCGGCGGCGGTGGCTGACCATGAGGCGGAGTGGTTGTTCACGGTCTGCCGGCATCGGGCGCTGGACATCCTGCGCAAGGAAGGCCGCATGAAGCATTTTGAAGCAGGTGAAACCGAACAGCTTCGCGCGCCTGATCCGCGGCCGGGCGAGGTGATGGAGAAGGAGGAGACCCGGATGATGCTGCTCAAGCTGCTCGACCGCCTGCCTGCGCGCCAGCAGGAGCTGCTGAGACTCAGGTTCCAGAATGGATTCAGCTACAAACAAATCAGCCGCATCACTGCGCTGTCCATGGGCAATGTCGGATTCCTGATCCATACGGCGGTCACGCGTTTGCGCAGGGAGTTTGCCGCCGCTCCGAGATGA
- a CDS encoding neutral/alkaline non-lysosomal ceramidase N-terminal domain-containing protein — translation MSPLPSTRFPFPLEVRSRDTCTLVLFMIFVVLFAPVANGAISAGEGAAGHWRAGVASRVITPPGPIWLAGYAARTAPSSGVELDVRAKALAIDDGHHGRVVLVTMDLIRVPHALRVFVEAEVERRFGLKPHEILLNASHTHSGPEVEPERMILEPVFRKMARPQDVEAVNAYQVFLREAIVDLVGQSLAAPFPARLDYFHARAAFAMNRRRLEADGSISNNPNPDGPVDHDVPVLRVSDADGKVRAIVFGYACHNTTLSGSMLSADYAGYAQLDIEAAYPGVTALFVAGCGGDQNPYPRHGSVPGRKPVDLARDHGRTLANAVHAALATRARPVAGSLRVAYGQALLAYQPPALADLDAFAPERFPPEVIQRAVRLRGLHDRKEDPAPLACPVHIVRFGNDLTLVALGGEAVVDYSLRLKRELAGEAAVWVAGYSNDVFGYLGSGRVIREGGYEGGSANTRILNLPGRFTPAAEETVVSKVHELIRRTGGG, via the coding sequence ATGTCACCGCTTCCATCGACCCGTTTTCCTTTCCCGTTGGAAGTTCGGAGTCGAGATACCTGCACGCTTGTCCTGTTCATGATCTTTGTGGTGCTTTTTGCGCCTGTTGCAAACGGCGCTATCAGCGCTGGCGAGGGAGCAGCCGGGCACTGGCGGGCGGGCGTGGCCTCACGAGTCATCACGCCGCCTGGTCCGATCTGGCTGGCGGGATACGCGGCCCGCACCGCGCCGTCTTCGGGGGTCGAACTCGACGTCAGAGCGAAGGCGCTTGCAATCGACGACGGGCATCACGGCCGTGTTGTGCTGGTGACCATGGATCTCATCCGCGTGCCTCATGCGCTCCGGGTTTTCGTGGAGGCGGAGGTGGAGAGGCGGTTCGGGTTGAAGCCGCATGAGATCCTGCTGAACGCCTCGCACACGCACAGTGGTCCTGAGGTCGAACCGGAGCGAATGATCCTTGAACCGGTGTTCCGAAAGATGGCAAGGCCTCAGGATGTCGAGGCTGTGAATGCGTATCAGGTGTTCCTGCGCGAGGCCATCGTGGACCTTGTGGGTCAAAGCCTGGCCGCGCCTTTCCCGGCGCGCCTGGACTATTTTCATGCGCGCGCAGCCTTTGCCATGAATCGCCGCCGCCTTGAGGCCGATGGCTCAATTTCCAACAATCCGAATCCCGATGGTCCGGTTGATCATGATGTGCCGGTTCTGAGAGTGAGTGACGCTGATGGAAAAGTGCGCGCGATCGTGTTTGGATATGCCTGCCACAACACCACGCTGAGCGGGAGCATGCTGAGTGCTGACTATGCGGGTTATGCGCAGCTCGACATTGAAGCCGCCTATCCAGGAGTGACTGCGCTGTTTGTCGCCGGATGCGGAGGGGATCAGAATCCGTATCCCCGCCATGGAAGCGTCCCCGGGAGAAAGCCGGTGGATCTCGCAAGGGATCACGGGCGCACGCTTGCGAATGCCGTGCATGCGGCGCTTGCCACACGGGCGCGTCCTGTTGCCGGCAGCCTTCGCGTGGCCTATGGTCAGGCCTTGCTTGCGTATCAGCCGCCGGCACTGGCGGACCTTGATGCGTTTGCTCCTGAGAGATTCCCTCCCGAGGTCATTCAGCGGGCAGTCAGACTGAGAGGTCTGCACGATCGGAAGGAGGATCCGGCACCGCTTGCCTGTCCGGTCCACATTGTGCGATTTGGGAATGATCTGACCCTGGTGGCGCTCGGTGGTGAGGCCGTGGTCGACTACTCCCTTCGTCTAAAACGTGAGCTCGCGGGTGAAGCAGCGGTGTGGGTCGCAGGCTATTCGAACGATGTGTTTGGCTATCTTGGCAGCGGGCGTGTCATCAGGGAGGGTGGGTACGAAGGCGGCAGCGCGAACACCCGGATACTCAATCTACCCGGACGCTTCACACCGGCGGCAGAGGAAACGGTCGTGTCGAAAGTTCATGAGTTGATCCGGCGGACCGGAGGTGGCTGA
- a CDS encoding RDD family protein encodes MPWYYANSGDRQGPVSDEEFFQLIANGRVRDDTLVWKQGMPDWRRYSELAPSLAVPPALPAAANLSPGESRTASTVVSTPEFIRACGVAGRQYAGFWIRFVAVVIDGIILGIGGQLVGSLVQATLFPDGLRRLAELRDHPESADPGSVVFIFQMMAVMLLVTTLLGIAYDIFFLRRYAATPGKLAVGIRIERADGSPLSVGRIIGRYFGRMLSSLLLFVGYLIAAFDDEKRALHDFICDTRVVKRG; translated from the coding sequence ATGCCGTGGTACTACGCCAATTCCGGAGACAGACAGGGACCTGTCAGCGACGAGGAGTTTTTCCAGCTCATCGCAAACGGTCGGGTGCGCGACGACACGCTTGTGTGGAAGCAGGGCATGCCGGACTGGAGGCGCTACAGTGAACTGGCGCCATCCCTGGCAGTTCCGCCGGCGCTGCCGGCGGCTGCAAACCTATCGCCCGGTGAATCGCGGACGGCGTCAACCGTGGTGAGCACCCCTGAATTCATTCGAGCATGTGGGGTCGCCGGTCGGCAATACGCCGGGTTTTGGATTCGATTCGTGGCGGTTGTTATCGATGGGATCATTCTGGGAATTGGAGGGCAGCTTGTTGGGAGTCTGGTGCAGGCAACGCTATTCCCCGACGGCCTCCGTCGTCTCGCCGAGCTGCGGGATCACCCGGAATCCGCTGATCCCGGCTCGGTGGTGTTCATTTTTCAAATGATGGCGGTCATGCTACTGGTGACAACCCTTCTCGGGATCGCCTACGACATCTTCTTCCTGAGGCGATATGCCGCCACTCCCGGCAAGCTTGCGGTGGGCATACGCATTGAACGAGCCGATGGCTCCCCGCTTTCCGTGGGGCGGATCATCGGACGCTATTTCGGACGGATGCTCAGCAGCCTCCTCCTGTTTGTGGGATACCTGATTGCGGCGTTCGACGATGAAAAGCGCGCGCTTCATGATTTCATCTGTGACACCCGTGTCGTGAAGCGCGGCTGA
- a CDS encoding peptide ABC transporter substrate-binding protein → MTHLRITPPILLSAIAAFMVLAGSGCTKRETQVEAGLRTHTLHKAISAEPRDLDPHILVAYNDMTVCLALFEGLVAVDETTSHPVPACAERWQASPDGRTWTFFLNKDLKWSDGHPLTAEDFVYSFRRALSPRLGSEYAYVLFPIEGAEAFNAGKTADSSALGIRAIDAHTLEIKLAAPTPTLLAILGLPVSFPVPRHVIDRLGGSDDRANRWTRPQNIVSNGPFRVTEWTPNKRIVTVRNPYFRDNASTQLSSVIFYPYESATAQEVAFRAGQVHLTSEIPISKIASYKSGPDASALRLDPFLETGFFRFNVDRGPLKDQRVRSALARALDRNALVERVALAGQQPAHSLVPPDTAGYTSTAGIPDDFDGARRLLAEAGYPGGKNFPALEIMSFTNELNQRLMEAIQQMWKRELGIGVTLVLKEQRVWLDDERERNYAISCARWIGDYVDPSTFLDMFISNSGNNATGWSSPDYDRLVRGAASETDAARRYAMLQEAEAILLREAPIAPLYHGTRPYLIHPAVKGWEPALLGFHRYQRVSLQP, encoded by the coding sequence ATGACACATCTTCGCATCACTCCGCCGATTCTGCTCTCCGCCATTGCAGCCTTCATGGTGCTCGCTGGATCCGGCTGCACAAAGCGGGAAACCCAGGTGGAGGCGGGCCTGCGCACCCACACCCTGCACAAGGCGATCAGCGCGGAACCGCGCGATCTGGATCCCCATATTCTTGTCGCCTACAATGACATGACGGTCTGCCTCGCCTTGTTCGAGGGGCTCGTCGCCGTCGACGAAACAACATCCCATCCCGTACCGGCCTGCGCGGAACGATGGCAGGCCTCGCCAGACGGCCGCACCTGGACATTTTTTCTCAACAAGGATTTGAAGTGGTCGGACGGCCACCCTTTGACCGCGGAAGACTTCGTCTACTCCTTCCGCCGCGCATTGTCCCCACGCCTCGGCTCCGAATATGCGTACGTCCTTTTTCCGATCGAGGGCGCCGAGGCTTTCAACGCCGGAAAGACCGCCGACTCCTCCGCTCTCGGCATTCGCGCGATCGACGCACACACACTCGAAATCAAACTGGCCGCACCGACACCCACGCTGCTGGCCATACTGGGGCTTCCGGTCAGTTTTCCAGTCCCGCGCCACGTCATCGATCGACTCGGCGGCAGCGACGACCGGGCGAATCGCTGGACGCGTCCGCAGAACATCGTGTCGAACGGTCCCTTTCGCGTGACCGAATGGACGCCAAACAAGCGCATTGTCACCGTGCGCAACCCGTACTTCCGCGACAACGCATCCACACAATTGTCCTCGGTGATTTTCTATCCCTACGAGAGCGCCACCGCCCAGGAGGTCGCCTTTCGCGCCGGACAGGTGCACCTGACCAGCGAGATTCCGATCTCGAAGATCGCCTCCTACAAGTCCGGCCCGGACGCCTCAGCCCTCCGCCTCGACCCATTCCTTGAAACGGGATTCTTCAGGTTCAACGTCGATCGCGGTCCCCTCAAGGACCAGCGCGTTCGATCCGCACTCGCCCGCGCGCTCGATCGCAATGCTTTGGTTGAACGTGTCGCTCTTGCCGGCCAGCAACCCGCGCACAGCCTGGTCCCGCCCGACACCGCGGGATACACGTCCACGGCGGGGATTCCCGACGATTTCGACGGCGCGCGCAGGCTTCTTGCGGAGGCGGGATATCCCGGTGGAAAGAACTTTCCGGCGCTCGAGATCATGTCGTTCACCAATGAACTCAACCAGCGGCTGATGGAGGCGATCCAGCAGATGTGGAAGCGCGAGCTCGGCATAGGCGTCACACTCGTTCTGAAGGAGCAGCGCGTGTGGCTCGACGACGAACGCGAGAGAAACTATGCGATCTCCTGCGCGCGATGGATCGGCGACTACGTCGATCCCAGCACGTTTCTGGACATGTTCATTTCCAACAGCGGCAACAACGCCACCGGATGGAGCAGCCCGGACTACGACCGCCTCGTGCGCGGTGCCGCCTCCGAAACCGATGCCGCGCGCCGTTATGCGATGCTCCAGGAAGCCGAGGCCATCCTGCTCCGGGAGGCCCCGATCGCACCGCTCTATCACGGAACCCGGCCCTACCTCATCCATCCAGCGGTGAAGGGCTGGGAGCCGGCGCTCCTCGGGTTTCACCGCTACCAGCGCGTCTCGCTCCAGCCATAA